A portion of the Krasilnikovia cinnamomea genome contains these proteins:
- a CDS encoding ATP-dependent DNA ligase: MRFSDLAATSAAVAATSGRKAKVDLLAAALRRLDPDELAAGSAYLAGELRQRQTGVGYASLRDRPPPAAEPSLTVAEVDAAIAELAVVSGAGSQARRRELLGALFAAATADEQRLLVGLFGGELRQGAQAGLLADAIARAAEVPPTAVRRALLLCGDLKQVAVAALTGGAPALAAIHLRVGTPLSPMLASSAPDVSAALLATGAPATVDVKLDGIRIQVHRSGDEVAVFTRSLDDITPRLPGVVAAVRALPLREVVLDGEAMALDAQGRPRPFQETSSRAATRGARGASRPSTEPALAPYFFDVLHLDGVDLLDEPGRQRWAALADAVPAELIVGRRTVETDEQGLEAFAASLAAGQEGIVVKAPDAPYDVGRRGSAWVKVKPRHTLDLVVLAVERGHGRRQGWLSNLHLGARDPRSGGFVMLGKTFKGLTDELLRWQTARFTELAVEDSGWVVTVRPEQVVEIAFDGVQASPRYPGGVALRFARVLRYRDDKRAEEADTIDMVREIGGYSAASDRT, translated from the coding sequence GTGCGGTTTTCGGATCTGGCAGCCACCTCGGCCGCCGTCGCTGCCACCTCGGGCCGCAAGGCCAAGGTCGACCTGCTGGCCGCGGCCCTGCGTCGCCTCGACCCCGATGAGCTCGCCGCCGGTTCGGCCTACCTGGCGGGTGAGCTGCGTCAGCGTCAGACCGGCGTGGGCTATGCGAGCCTGCGTGACCGCCCGCCGCCCGCGGCCGAGCCGAGCCTCACGGTGGCTGAGGTCGACGCCGCCATCGCGGAGCTCGCGGTGGTCTCCGGCGCGGGTTCGCAGGCCCGCCGTCGCGAGCTGCTGGGCGCCCTGTTCGCCGCGGCCACGGCCGACGAGCAACGGCTGCTCGTCGGGCTGTTCGGTGGCGAGCTGCGCCAGGGGGCGCAGGCCGGGTTGCTGGCCGACGCGATCGCCCGGGCCGCGGAGGTACCACCGACCGCGGTGCGCCGGGCGCTGCTGCTCTGCGGCGACCTCAAGCAGGTCGCGGTCGCGGCGCTCACCGGTGGCGCCCCCGCCCTGGCCGCGATCCATCTGCGGGTGGGCACCCCGCTGAGCCCCATGCTGGCCAGCAGCGCCCCGGACGTCTCCGCGGCCCTGCTGGCGACCGGCGCACCGGCGACGGTGGACGTGAAGCTGGACGGCATCCGCATCCAGGTCCACCGCTCGGGCGACGAGGTCGCGGTCTTCACCCGCAGCCTCGACGACATCACCCCACGGCTGCCCGGGGTCGTGGCGGCGGTGCGCGCGCTGCCGCTGCGGGAGGTGGTTCTGGACGGCGAGGCGATGGCCCTCGACGCGCAGGGCCGTCCCCGGCCGTTCCAGGAGACGTCGAGCCGGGCCGCGACCCGAGGTGCCCGCGGCGCCTCCCGACCCTCGACCGAGCCCGCGCTCGCCCCGTACTTCTTCGATGTGCTGCATCTCGACGGCGTGGATCTGCTCGACGAGCCGGGGCGGCAGCGGTGGGCGGCCCTGGCCGACGCGGTGCCCGCCGAGCTGATCGTCGGACGGCGCACGGTGGAGACCGACGAGCAGGGCCTGGAGGCGTTCGCGGCGTCCCTCGCCGCCGGTCAGGAGGGGATCGTGGTCAAGGCCCCCGACGCGCCGTACGACGTGGGCCGCCGCGGCTCCGCGTGGGTGAAGGTGAAACCGCGGCACACCCTCGACCTGGTCGTGCTCGCGGTGGAACGGGGCCACGGGCGGCGCCAGGGCTGGCTGTCCAACCTGCACCTGGGCGCCCGGGACCCGCGCTCGGGCGGCTTCGTGATGCTCGGCAAGACGTTCAAGGGCCTCACCGACGAGCTGTTGCGCTGGCAGACCGCACGGTTCACCGAGCTGGCCGTGGAGGATTCCGGCTGGGTCGTTACGGTCCGTCCCGAACAGGTGGTGGAGATCGCGTTCGACGGGGTGCAGGCGTCGCCGCGCTATCCGGGCGGGGTGGCGTTGCGCTTCGCCCGGGTGCTGCGCTACCGCGACGACAAGCGGGCCGAGGAGGCCGACACCATCGACATGGTGCGCGAGATCGGGGGCTACAGCGCTGCCAGCGACCGTACGTAG
- a CDS encoding FAD-dependent monooxygenase, translated as MAELSCDVLVVGAGPTGLMLANWLVKLGVRVVVVDGKPGPTRESRALVVQARSLEIYDQLGLGDTVLGAAQRAVALAPGFGDRVFGRIPLGALGQGLTPHPYLEILEQSRNEQILYAHLRELGGDVRWGERLTALAERDGGVEATAGDTTIRARFCVGADGANSIVRRERGIEFEGVTNPHLFYVIDATAVGGLVEAAVNVRPGGDEFLLGFPMAGRGNWRLIGLARDNDGDGEVTEQDARDRIKTGFAVTYGDSRWFATYRVHHRVAAAFRDGPFFLAGDAGHVHSPVGGQGMNTGLQDAHNLAFKLADVVHGRAGDGWLDRYEAERRPVARVLVGTTDRLFGAITSQRFAARALRRAVVPLLAPVGVRTLPQASAGSRLFGYVGQLRVHYWMDPEAKRRAGGRRDPVVGRRLPWAGGNFDVLRTLEWQVHAYGGVDAATLPDLGLPVHVFPAAPGTPLRPGRLYLVRPDGFVAAEAAPETAEAAFAAALPPPSAH; from the coding sequence ATGGCCGAGCTGAGCTGCGACGTGCTCGTGGTCGGCGCCGGCCCCACCGGCTTGATGCTGGCGAACTGGCTGGTCAAGCTCGGTGTCCGGGTCGTCGTGGTGGACGGCAAGCCCGGGCCGACCCGCGAGTCCCGGGCGCTGGTCGTGCAGGCCCGCAGCCTGGAGATATACGACCAGCTGGGCCTCGGCGACACCGTCCTCGGGGCGGCCCAGCGGGCGGTCGCGCTGGCGCCCGGCTTCGGCGACCGGGTGTTCGGCCGGATCCCGCTCGGGGCGCTGGGGCAGGGCCTGACCCCGCATCCGTACCTGGAGATCCTGGAGCAGAGCCGAAACGAGCAGATCCTGTACGCCCACCTGCGCGAACTCGGCGGCGACGTGCGCTGGGGCGAGCGGCTCACCGCGCTGGCCGAACGCGACGGCGGGGTGGAGGCGACCGCCGGGGACACCACGATCCGGGCCCGGTTCTGTGTCGGCGCGGACGGCGCCAACTCGATCGTGCGCCGCGAGCGGGGCATCGAGTTCGAGGGGGTCACCAACCCGCACCTGTTCTACGTCATCGACGCGACCGCGGTGGGTGGGCTGGTCGAGGCCGCCGTCAACGTGCGCCCGGGCGGGGACGAGTTCCTCCTCGGCTTCCCGATGGCCGGGCGCGGCAACTGGCGGCTCATCGGGCTGGCCCGCGACAACGACGGCGACGGCGAGGTGACCGAGCAGGACGCCCGGGACCGGATCAAGACCGGCTTCGCCGTCACGTACGGCGATTCGCGCTGGTTCGCCACGTACCGGGTGCACCACCGGGTCGCGGCGGCCTTCCGCGACGGGCCGTTCTTCCTGGCGGGCGACGCGGGCCACGTGCATTCACCGGTCGGTGGCCAGGGCATGAACACCGGCCTGCAGGACGCGCACAACCTGGCGTTCAAGCTGGCCGACGTGGTGCACGGCCGCGCCGGCGACGGCTGGCTGGACCGGTACGAGGCCGAGCGGCGCCCGGTGGCCCGCGTGCTGGTCGGCACGACGGACCGGCTGTTCGGCGCGATCACCTCCCAGCGGTTCGCGGCGCGTGCGCTGCGCCGGGCCGTGGTGCCGCTGCTGGCGCCGGTCGGTGTGCGCACCCTGCCGCAGGCGTCCGCCGGCTCCCGCCTCTTCGGGTATGTGGGCCAGCTGCGCGTCCATTACTGGATGGACCCGGAGGCGAAGCGCCGCGCCGGAGGCCGCCGCGACCCGGTCGTGGGGCGGCGACTGCCGTGGGCGGGCGGCAACTTCGACGTGCTGCGCACATTGGAGTGGCAGGTGCATGCGTACGGCGGGGTCGACGCGGCCACACTGCCCGACCTGGGTCTGCCGGTGCACGTGTTTCCGGCGGCGCCGGGTACTCCGTTGCGTCCGGGGCGGCTGTATCTCGTCCGCCCGGACGGCTTCGTGGCCGCCGAGGCCGCACCCGAGACCGCGGAAGCGGCCTTCGCGGCCGCGCTGCCCCCACCATCCGCGCACTGA
- a CDS encoding transglycosylase domain-containing protein: MRITPLVRAGLITGLVVAGLVFPIAAIGGLGARKGSEALENMSDQLTIVPPAQTTYVYANDGKTLLTMFYEEHRKPTKLAEMSPYIAQAIVAAEDARFYQHNGVDAKGVVRAFVANQQAGGVSQGASTLTMQYVRMALRDGAKTPREALAATEQTTARKLREMRLAIELEKQVSKEEILERYLNSAYFGHRAYGIFSASQIFFSTIPKNLTLTQAATLAGLVKAPSAYDPASRDRGAATDRRNYVIDQMLKLGTITAEQATAAKKSPIDLKLTTPPNDCVSMGKGHNNWGFFCDYLRTWWQEQPAFGATPMEREENLRRGGYRIVTTLDPRIQASALKHVLNKERRRSTFAHGEVVIQPGTGRIVAMAVNRKYSLDQRRNGEHSDPAKRRAKLKGNWPNTVNPLLGGGDMAGYQAGSTFKIFTLLAALSRGMPLSTSIKAPQKYVSKYITTPGRATCGKYWCPQNASKSMNGRQTMWSGFGKSVNTYFVQLEERVGARNAVRMAERLGLKWRTDVDRTLASPAHANDWGAFTLGVSDVTPVEMANVFATVAAEGRYCEPIPVRRIDDRDGASVVYEGRRVALPRCHQAVTKAVARAATDAARCVTGYGAARGGCGGWQTSPMVYGTMRRPVAGKSGTTDSNRTAWFCGFTPQLAAAAFVADPDNPKHHVGAGRGTISKFTVAQTLRDALEGQPKLKFTPPPDRLVYGARTFHRERHW, from the coding sequence ATGCGGATCACCCCACTGGTACGTGCCGGGCTCATCACGGGTCTCGTCGTCGCGGGCCTCGTGTTCCCCATCGCCGCCATCGGAGGCCTCGGAGCCCGCAAGGGCAGCGAGGCGCTGGAGAACATGTCCGACCAGCTCACCATCGTGCCGCCGGCCCAGACCACGTACGTCTACGCCAACGACGGCAAGACCCTGCTCACGATGTTCTACGAGGAGCACCGCAAGCCGACCAAGCTCGCGGAGATGTCGCCGTACATCGCGCAGGCCATCGTCGCGGCCGAGGACGCCCGGTTCTACCAGCACAACGGCGTCGACGCCAAGGGCGTGGTCCGCGCGTTCGTCGCCAACCAGCAGGCCGGCGGGGTCTCCCAGGGCGCGTCGACGCTCACCATGCAGTACGTCCGGATGGCGCTGCGCGACGGCGCGAAGACCCCACGGGAGGCGCTGGCCGCCACCGAGCAGACCACCGCCCGCAAGCTGCGCGAGATGCGGCTCGCGATCGAGCTGGAGAAGCAGGTCTCCAAGGAGGAGATCCTCGAGCGCTACCTCAACTCGGCCTACTTCGGCCACCGCGCGTACGGGATCTTCTCCGCGTCGCAGATCTTCTTCTCCACCATCCCGAAGAACCTGACCCTGACCCAGGCCGCCACGCTGGCCGGGCTGGTGAAGGCGCCCAGCGCGTACGACCCGGCGAGCCGGGACCGGGGGGCCGCCACCGACCGGCGCAACTACGTGATCGACCAGATGCTGAAGCTGGGCACGATCACGGCCGAGCAGGCCACGGCTGCGAAGAAGTCCCCCATCGACCTGAAGCTGACCACGCCGCCCAACGACTGCGTGAGCATGGGCAAGGGACACAACAACTGGGGCTTCTTCTGCGACTACCTGCGTACGTGGTGGCAGGAGCAGCCGGCGTTCGGCGCGACCCCGATGGAACGCGAGGAGAACCTGCGCCGCGGCGGTTACCGGATCGTCACCACCCTCGACCCGAGAATCCAGGCGTCGGCCCTCAAGCACGTCCTGAACAAGGAGCGGCGCCGCAGCACCTTCGCCCACGGCGAGGTGGTGATCCAGCCCGGCACCGGTCGCATCGTCGCCATGGCGGTGAACCGGAAGTACTCGCTGGATCAGCGCCGCAACGGCGAACACAGCGACCCGGCCAAGCGGCGCGCCAAGCTCAAGGGCAACTGGCCCAACACGGTCAACCCGCTGCTGGGCGGCGGGGACATGGCCGGATACCAGGCCGGCTCCACCTTCAAGATCTTCACCCTGCTGGCCGCGCTCAGCCGGGGGATGCCGCTGTCCACATCGATCAAGGCTCCGCAGAAGTACGTGTCGAAGTACATCACCACCCCCGGCCGCGCCACCTGCGGCAAGTACTGGTGCCCGCAGAACGCCAGCAAGTCGATGAACGGCCGGCAGACCATGTGGAGCGGGTTCGGCAAGTCCGTCAACACGTACTTCGTGCAGCTCGAGGAGCGCGTCGGCGCCCGCAACGCGGTCCGGATGGCCGAACGGCTCGGCCTGAAGTGGCGTACCGACGTGGACCGGACCCTCGCCAGCCCGGCCCACGCGAACGACTGGGGCGCGTTCACGCTCGGCGTCAGCGACGTCACCCCGGTCGAGATGGCCAACGTGTTCGCCACGGTCGCGGCCGAGGGCAGGTACTGCGAGCCGATCCCGGTCCGCCGCATCGACGACCGCGACGGGGCCAGCGTCGTCTACGAGGGCCGCCGGGTCGCCCTGCCGCGCTGCCACCAGGCCGTCACCAAGGCGGTCGCCCGGGCCGCCACCGACGCGGCCCGCTGCGTGACCGGCTACGGCGCCGCGCGCGGCGGCTGCGGCGGCTGGCAGACCTCACCCATGGTGTACGGCACCATGCGGCGGCCGGTGGCCGGCAAGAGCGGCACGACCGACAGCAACCGGACGGCGTGGTTCTGTGGCTTCACGCCGCAACTGGCGGCGGCGGCGTTCGTGGCCGATCCGGACAATCCCAAACACCATGTGGGCGCGGGCCGGGGCACGATCTCGAAGTTCACCGTGGCCCAGACGCTGCGCGACGCCCTGGAGGGGCAGCCGAAGCTGAAGTTCACCCCGCCGCCCGACCGCCTGGTGTACGGAGCCCGGACCTTCCACCGCGAGCGGCACTGGTAG
- a CDS encoding M48 family metallopeptidase, with amino-acid sequence MTTEDESRPVRRRVTLTGISSRAWEHPADRGALTALRELRGFDDLVKTFFGMWNERGFRLSYLAGAIRVDHRQYPRVYQRFTEAASVLDVAELPELYVHQSPIINGQAIGMDRAFVVITTAAVERLDDDELRAMLGHELGHVRSGHAVYRTIMMILTRWAAGLSWVPVGAIALRGIIAAMYEWWRKAELSADRAGLLAGQDPAASLRLLMKLAGGGDLSQIDTAAFLEQAAEYAGGGDLRDSIHKIGMTAWSTHPVPVARAAELRRWIDSGAYARILGGEYPRRDDDRDASVTADVKAAADSYREAFNNSEDPLVGLLRKLGGGAADLAGSAAGRARTWAAAAGRARGGDDAQDPPQN; translated from the coding sequence ATGACGACCGAGGACGAGAGCCGTCCGGTGCGACGCCGGGTCACCTTGACCGGGATCAGCTCGCGGGCGTGGGAGCACCCCGCCGACCGTGGCGCGCTCACCGCCCTGCGCGAGCTGCGCGGGTTCGACGACCTGGTGAAGACCTTCTTCGGGATGTGGAACGAGCGCGGCTTCCGGCTGTCGTACCTGGCCGGGGCCATCCGCGTCGACCACCGCCAGTATCCGCGGGTCTACCAGCGGTTCACCGAGGCGGCCAGCGTCCTCGACGTCGCGGAGCTGCCCGAGCTCTACGTGCACCAGTCGCCGATCATCAACGGCCAGGCGATCGGTATGGACCGCGCGTTCGTGGTGATCACGACGGCGGCGGTGGAGCGGCTCGACGACGACGAGCTGCGCGCCATGCTGGGGCACGAGCTGGGACACGTCCGCAGCGGCCACGCGGTCTACCGGACGATCATGATGATCCTCACGCGCTGGGCGGCCGGGCTGTCCTGGGTGCCGGTCGGTGCGATCGCGCTCCGCGGCATCATCGCCGCGATGTACGAGTGGTGGCGCAAGGCGGAGCTGTCCGCGGACCGGGCCGGGCTGCTGGCGGGGCAGGACCCGGCGGCGTCGCTGCGGCTGCTGATGAAGCTGGCCGGGGGCGGTGACCTGTCGCAGATCGACACGGCGGCGTTCCTGGAGCAGGCCGCGGAGTACGCGGGCGGCGGGGACCTGCGCGACAGCATCCACAAGATCGGCATGACCGCGTGGAGCACCCATCCGGTGCCCGTGGCGCGGGCCGCTGAACTGCGTCGGTGGATCGACTCGGGTGCGTACGCCCGGATCCTGGGCGGGGAGTACCCGCGCCGCGACGACGACCGCGACGCGTCGGTCACCGCCGACGTCAAAGCCGCCGCGGACTCGTACCGGGAGGCGTTCAACAACTCCGAGGATCCGCTGGTCGGCCTGCTGCGCAAGCTGGGCGGCGGAGCGGCCGACCTGGCTGGATCCGCGGCGGGCCGGGCCCGCACATGGGCGGCCGCCGCAGGCCGGGCCCGTGGCGGCGACGACGCCCAGGACCCACCGCAGAACTGA
- a CDS encoding SURF1 family protein gives MYRFLLTPRWLAAAALSVAAAVVMVFLGNWQLHRYHERSAINARIDAADSAAPVPLTSVLARPTTTGVPGPAPSEDLAWTKVTVTGRYDPAHEIQARGRTVDGEVGFEIVTPLVLADGTAVLVDRGWIPPAPGGAIAAPTVPPAPAGPVTVVGQVHRSESRGTPVERRDGRLHTRRISVPRLAGELPFPVYGAYVLLTEQTPPVDGAFSRIPIQHEDAWQNGGYAVQWWIFAVMALLAYGWQARKEARGETDGSPRPQDRIAAADQRRTAVAGDRVEDHDRRAAVAGDRAEEHDRRQAAT, from the coding sequence GTGTACCGGTTCCTGCTGACGCCACGCTGGCTGGCCGCCGCGGCGCTGAGCGTCGCCGCCGCGGTGGTGATGGTCTTCCTCGGCAACTGGCAGTTGCACCGGTACCACGAGCGCAGCGCGATCAACGCTCGCATCGATGCCGCCGACTCCGCCGCGCCGGTGCCGCTCACCTCCGTACTGGCCCGGCCCACCACGACCGGCGTCCCCGGTCCGGCGCCCAGCGAGGATCTCGCCTGGACGAAGGTGACCGTCACCGGCCGTTACGACCCGGCCCACGAGATCCAGGCGCGCGGGCGCACCGTCGACGGCGAGGTGGGCTTCGAGATCGTCACCCCGCTGGTGCTCGCCGACGGCACGGCGGTGCTGGTGGACCGTGGGTGGATCCCGCCCGCCCCCGGCGGCGCCATCGCCGCGCCGACCGTCCCGCCCGCCCCGGCCGGACCGGTCACGGTGGTCGGCCAGGTGCACCGGTCGGAGAGCCGCGGCACACCGGTGGAACGCCGCGACGGACGCCTGCACACCCGGCGCATCTCGGTGCCCCGGCTGGCGGGGGAACTGCCCTTTCCCGTGTACGGGGCGTACGTCCTGCTGACGGAGCAGACGCCGCCGGTGGACGGGGCCTTCTCCCGGATCCCCATCCAGCACGAGGACGCGTGGCAGAACGGCGGGTACGCGGTCCAGTGGTGGATATTCGCCGTGATGGCGCTGCTCGCGTACGGCTGGCAGGCGCGCAAGGAGGCGCGCGGCGAGACGGACGGCAGCCCGCGCCCGCAGGATCGGATCGCGGCGGCCGACCAGCGCCGGACCGCGGTCGCTGGGGACCGGGTCGAGGACCACGACCGTCGGGCCGCGGTCGCTGGGGACCGGGCCGAGGAACACGACCGGCGCCAAGCCGCGACCTAG
- a CDS encoding TIGR03086 family metal-binding protein: MSERVPLDFDPPVRQLRALLLGVTDDDLTAPTPCDGWSVGDLLDHLMTVTGAYVRAARKQPDPDAPTQPSAAHLPAQWRSRLPVLLEELATAWKDPAAWVGTALSGGVTTAAPAVAAAAMNELTTHGWDLARATGQDFAADPRSLEALVGFLDPDRPVVTPPTTDLEDEPTLLAKVVELTGRDPHWHPGNRHHGGRTTRDAA, encoded by the coding sequence GTGTCGGAACGTGTGCCGCTCGACTTCGACCCGCCGGTTCGCCAGCTGAGGGCTCTGCTGCTCGGCGTCACCGATGACGATCTCACCGCGCCCACGCCGTGCGACGGCTGGTCGGTCGGCGACCTGCTGGATCACCTGATGACCGTGACCGGCGCGTACGTGCGGGCGGCCCGCAAGCAGCCCGATCCCGACGCACCCACGCAGCCGTCGGCCGCGCACCTGCCGGCGCAGTGGCGCAGCCGCCTGCCGGTGCTGCTGGAGGAGTTGGCGACCGCGTGGAAGGACCCGGCGGCCTGGGTAGGCACCGCGCTGTCGGGCGGCGTCACCACGGCCGCGCCAGCGGTGGCGGCGGCCGCGATGAACGAGCTCACCACTCACGGCTGGGATCTCGCCCGGGCGACCGGGCAGGACTTCGCCGCGGATCCGCGCAGCCTGGAGGCGCTCGTCGGCTTCCTCGACCCGGATCGGCCGGTGGTCACGCCGCCGACGACGGACCTGGAGGACGAGCCGACCCTGCTGGCGAAGGTGGTCGAGTTGACCGGCCGCGACCCGCACTGGCATCCGGGCAACCGCCATCATGGCGGCCGCACCACCCGCGACGCGGCCTGA
- a CDS encoding cobyrinate a,c-diamide synthase encodes MTAQPRLVVSAPSSGHGKTAIAVGLLAAVAARGLPAAGFKVGPDHTDAAYLGLAAGRTGRNLDPRLVGAHLVAPLFAHGAAGAHLAVIEGAMGLFDSLTGQPEIDGTAAVAAALRAPVVLVVDVAAMGNSIAALVHGFRMFDEMVHLGGVILNRVASPRHEQILRTALDDIGMPVLGALRRGDLPAVLPARAQGPVPVAHRSVDAARAVRRLGEAVSAALDVDRLLALAGSAPALPGPVWSPREALATSVPAWSPGDPVPAWSPGDAVPGWSGGEHGPAWTSGDSVPAWSSGEDAGAERSPARDGRPVIALAGGAGAPYTYVENAELLTAAGADVAVFDPLRDEALPAGVRGLMIGAALPEAFAEELSANRRLCNLVARFAHEGWPVVAEGVGLPWLGRDLDGRQMCGVLDASATTAEQTVAGYRDATAPTASVLAPAGARITGYKQHRAVVTPRSGQAAAWTWAGGSPEGFVWRQVHASQLGLHWAAAPEIARRMVAAAQSGPPATAAPVAGNAIPPQAAAPHAMVTPGTAGRAVVPDIEGDTVDVAGPSA; translated from the coding sequence ATGACCGCCCAGCCGCGCCTGGTCGTGAGCGCCCCCTCGTCCGGGCATGGGAAGACGGCGATCGCCGTCGGGCTGCTGGCGGCCGTGGCGGCCCGCGGCCTGCCCGCGGCGGGATTCAAGGTGGGCCCGGATCACACCGACGCCGCGTACCTCGGTCTGGCGGCCGGGCGGACCGGGCGCAACCTGGACCCGCGCCTGGTCGGCGCGCATCTGGTGGCGCCGCTGTTCGCGCACGGCGCGGCCGGTGCCCACCTCGCCGTGATCGAGGGCGCGATGGGGCTGTTCGACAGCCTCACGGGCCAACCCGAGATCGACGGTACGGCGGCCGTCGCGGCGGCCCTGCGCGCCCCCGTGGTGCTCGTCGTGGACGTGGCGGCGATGGGGAATTCGATCGCCGCGCTGGTGCACGGCTTCCGGATGTTCGACGAGATGGTGCACCTCGGCGGTGTGATCCTGAACCGGGTCGCCTCGCCACGCCACGAGCAGATCCTGCGGACCGCGCTGGACGACATCGGCATGCCGGTGCTGGGCGCGCTGCGCCGTGGCGACCTGCCGGCGGTGCTGCCCGCGCGGGCGCAGGGACCGGTGCCGGTGGCTCACCGCTCGGTCGACGCCGCCCGGGCCGTGCGCCGCCTCGGCGAGGCCGTCAGCGCGGCCCTGGACGTGGATCGGCTGCTGGCCCTCGCCGGTTCGGCACCCGCGCTGCCGGGCCCGGTCTGGTCACCGCGGGAAGCCCTGGCCACCTCCGTCCCCGCGTGGTCGCCCGGGGACCCGGTCCCCGCGTGGTCGCCCGGTGACGCGGTTCCCGGGTGGTCCGGCGGTGAGCACGGGCCCGCCTGGACATCGGGGGATTCGGTCCCCGCGTGGTCGTCAGGTGAGGACGCCGGCGCGGAGCGGTCCCCGGCCAGGGACGGCCGCCCGGTGATCGCGCTGGCGGGTGGGGCGGGCGCCCCGTACACGTATGTGGAGAACGCTGAGCTGCTCACGGCCGCGGGAGCGGACGTGGCGGTCTTCGACCCGCTGCGGGACGAGGCGCTGCCCGCCGGGGTCCGGGGCCTGATGATCGGTGCCGCCCTGCCCGAGGCGTTCGCGGAGGAGCTGTCCGCCAACCGGCGGCTGTGCAACCTGGTCGCCCGGTTCGCGCACGAGGGCTGGCCGGTCGTCGCGGAGGGGGTGGGCCTGCCCTGGCTGGGGCGTGACCTGGACGGCCGCCAGATGTGCGGGGTGCTCGACGCGTCGGCGACGACGGCCGAGCAGACCGTGGCCGGGTACCGGGACGCGACCGCGCCGACCGCGTCGGTGCTGGCCCCGGCGGGCGCCCGGATCACGGGGTACAAGCAGCACCGTGCGGTCGTGACGCCGCGGTCGGGCCAGGCCGCTGCCTGGACCTGGGCGGGCGGCAGCCCCGAGGGCTTCGTGTGGCGCCAGGTGCATGCGTCGCAGCTCGGCCTGCACTGGGCCGCCGCGCCCGAGATCGCCCGCCGAATGGTGGCGGCGGCACAGTCGGGGCCGCCCGCGACGGCGGCGCCCGTGGCGGGCAATGCGATCCCGCCGCAGGCGGCCGCGCCACACGCGATGGTCACCCCCGGTACGGCGGGGCGCGCCGTGGTGCCGGACATCGAGGGCGACACGGTGGATGTGGCCGGCCCCTCCGCCTGA
- a CDS encoding dipeptidase, with protein sequence MSLSEDDLRAAVAREMPGVRADLERLVRIPGIAFDGFDHSHVERSAEAVAELLRGCGLDVQIVRGAGQPAVIGRKAAPPGAPTVLLYAHHDVQPAGDPALWHSDPFEPVERDGRLYGRGAADDKAGVMAHVAALRAYGDDLPVGVVVFVEGEEEYGSATLDELLETHRDLLRSDVIVIADSGNWDVGVPALTTSLRGLVTCFVEVRTLANAVHSGMFGGPVPDALTVLARLIATLHDDDGEVAVDGLVGREGASVDYPEDRFRHEAGIVDGVRLVGHGTITDRIWNKPAISVLGIDAPGTAVAPNALVASAKASLSIRVAPGDDPQSVYAAVRSHLEKYVPWGAQVSVTLEGDGAPCVIDASGPAYDAARAAFRAAWDGTEPVDMGMGGSIPFIATFHDLFPDAAILVTGVEDPHSAAHGPNESLHLGEFARVCLAEALLLRNVAALAR encoded by the coding sequence ATGAGCCTTTCTGAGGACGATCTGCGCGCCGCCGTCGCGCGGGAGATGCCGGGCGTCCGTGCCGACCTGGAGCGGCTGGTCCGCATCCCCGGCATCGCCTTCGACGGCTTCGACCACAGCCACGTCGAGCGGTCCGCCGAGGCGGTCGCTGAGCTGCTGCGCGGATGCGGCCTCGACGTGCAGATCGTCCGCGGCGCGGGCCAACCCGCCGTGATCGGCCGCAAGGCCGCCCCGCCGGGCGCCCCCACGGTTCTGCTCTACGCGCACCACGACGTGCAGCCCGCCGGCGACCCGGCCCTGTGGCACAGCGACCCGTTCGAGCCCGTGGAACGCGACGGGCGCCTGTACGGCCGTGGCGCCGCCGACGACAAGGCGGGCGTGATGGCGCACGTCGCGGCCCTGCGAGCGTACGGGGACGACCTGCCCGTGGGCGTCGTCGTGTTCGTGGAGGGCGAGGAGGAGTACGGCTCCGCCACCCTCGACGAACTGCTCGAAACGCACCGGGACCTGCTGCGCTCCGACGTCATCGTGATCGCCGACTCCGGCAACTGGGACGTCGGCGTCCCGGCGCTCACCACCTCCCTGCGCGGTCTGGTCACCTGCTTCGTCGAGGTGCGGACGCTGGCCAACGCCGTACACAGTGGGATGTTCGGCGGTCCGGTGCCGGACGCGCTGACCGTGCTGGCGCGGCTCATCGCCACCCTGCACGACGACGACGGTGAGGTCGCGGTCGACGGCCTCGTCGGCCGCGAGGGCGCCTCGGTCGACTACCCGGAGGACCGGTTCCGGCACGAGGCCGGCATCGTCGACGGGGTCAGGCTGGTCGGGCACGGCACGATCACCGACCGGATCTGGAACAAACCGGCCATCTCCGTCCTCGGCATCGACGCCCCCGGCACCGCGGTCGCGCCGAACGCGCTCGTCGCGTCGGCCAAGGCGAGTCTGAGCATCCGGGTGGCACCCGGCGACGACCCCCAGTCCGTGTACGCGGCGGTCCGCTCCCACCTGGAGAAGTACGTGCCGTGGGGCGCCCAGGTCAGCGTGACGCTGGAGGGCGACGGCGCGCCGTGCGTGATCGACGCGTCCGGTCCCGCCTATGACGCGGCCCGCGCCGCCTTCCGCGCCGCGTGGGACGGCACCGAACCGGTCGACATGGGGATGGGCGGCTCGATCCCGTTCATCGCCACGTTCCATGACCTGTTTCCGGACGCCGCGATTCTGGTGACCGGCGTCGAGGATCCGCATTCGGCGGCGCACGGCCCCAACGAGAGCCTGCATCTGGGCGAGTTCGCCCGGGTGTGCCTCGCCGAGGCCCTGCTGCTGCGCAACGTGGCGGCCCTGGCGCGCTGA